In the genome of Arachis stenosperma cultivar V10309 chromosome 2, arast.V10309.gnm1.PFL2, whole genome shotgun sequence, the window TGCACCGGTACAACCAAGCCAATGCGGCAGAACCCCAGCTGTAGGTACCCAGCTCCTCCAGCCTCGCTACGTACGGAAGCCATCTGATGTGAATCCGATTCCCTGACTTGTTCGCAAACAGCTGCGTGCCCAACAACATCATGATGTACGCACGGGCATATCGGCGCACAGTGTCATCATCTGCATCCTCAGGGCACTCACCGAAAGTCTCCTGAAACCAGCTGCAGTTCACTGCGTACTTCTGAACCTGACTAGGAGGAGGTATAACTCCGAGCAACTCCTGGAACCAGACCCAGGCTGGACGGCCACCCTCGATGTATATATGAAACTCTGACAAACACCCGCTCACATAACGGCCGTCCACTGGCAAACCCAGCTGGTATGCCACGTCTTGGAGTGTGATCGTGCACTCTCCGAACGGCATATGGAACGTGTGCGTCTTGGGACGCCATCGCTCCACGAATGCACTGACAAGGGCCTCGTCT includes:
- the LOC130963474 gene encoding protein MAIN-LIKE 1-like — its product is MFCGFQWMRFQLVKLKLLWLMDTFQKKDQLFSDFKPQRCIRSMRRQQGMRLDDRYVPYLQMAGLYHLARLNDRWFRLDEALVSAFVERWRPKTHTFHMPFGECTITLQDVAYQLGLPVDGRYVSGCLSEFHIYIEGGRPAWVWFQELLGVIPPPSQVQKYAVNCSWFQETFGECPEDADDDTVRRYARAYIMMLLGTQLFANKSGNRIHIRWLPYVARLEELGTYSWGSAALAWLYRCMCRVANRHVVKLAGPLQLLQSWIFWRFPRFRPAGYEELSWPLASRYYTRCYLFQ